GGACCTACACCTGTCTCTACAGACACAACGCCTTTTTGGAGAAGCTACTGGGAGATCATCTAGTTTACATTATTTACAACAGAAAGGTGGAGCTACTCTTTAATAAAGTCGTAGAAGCAATATGCTCAAGTTTCTGTAGTCAGACACAGCTCCTACAGATCGATAACTATAATGAGTTAACCAAATTGGACAAAAACGTGGAGATGTTATCCTTACTGTGTTATCATTTtcaaaacataaaaaaatttttacatcaattgggagaagaaaaatttagaaaattgaatgatttgttcattttggctagctacataaataaagatattttttctgaacagtcaggcttgtttaaaaatttaccttaTGTAAAATGTATACAAGATTGCCTATGTTCATATATCGATTATGAGATATTGTTTACGAAGCACTGCATCGATAAAGCATTCGTTTTGACGGATGACATTATGTTGTCATTGATAGATGATGAGAAAATCAAGGGAAAGGATGTAAGAGATTTTTACGAGAATATGgtaaatttagaaaatataataatgaatTGTAGCAACAGTAATGAGTATACTTCCACTTTGCTGGAcgatgcattttttatttttcaaaaatctGTGTGCAGGAGTATAAACATGAATGATATTAACACTATGTGTGTTTTGGTGAAtcacattattttgtttattggGGGTACTTTGAGAAGCTACCTGAGTGAGAATTTGAAAACGAGCAAAAGTATATACGGCGCGTTTATTCACGATGTTGCTAATTTGAAGCCTTTTTCCTTTAGGGCTTTGCTTGGCAGTATCGATGAGACGAATTACGTGGATGAGGGACAGGGGAACAATCGCACCGTGGCCCTGGCGCAGAACTTGGTTAGTTCGCTTAGCTATGTGCGGAGTGAAGCGCCGGAGGGGGGGGCAGGCCGTAACGAACTTGCAAGTGGAAGTGGTGGCCGTAATAGTGTTATACGGGGTGGTGGTGATAACGTGGCACGTGGGACTGCTGGCCGTAATAACGCGGCACGTGGAGACCACCCCTCGCGAGGCGGCGAGGCGAAGGGCCACAGCAGTGGCAATGGGAAGAGCAGTGGCAAGGGCAGTGGCAAGGGCAGTGGCATCTACGAGTACCTGACGGCGGAGCACTATGAGAGCCTCTTCAACCCTCTGTCCGACAGAAAAAACATGGACAGCCAAACCATCAACTCCAAGTTCAGCTACCCCCACTGCGTGAACAACATAGACTCATGCCACCAGTACATACAAAACTTCAAGCTGTTCATCCACGATTATTTTGtggacaaatttttaaaggataaaaggaaaaagaaagaaaaggggaagcaaaaaaagaggcaaacgGAAAGGGATAGGCGAACGGAAAGGGATAGGCGAACGGAAAGGGAGACGCAAAAGGAAACGCAGAATTACCTCCTCATGTTTACCAACTCGTTTGCCAATTACGACAACCTACTTAGCGACTTCGAAAAGCTGAGTAtcgaaaattgtaaaaatctGTTGAACATTTTGAAGGTGCATTTTATTGGGCAGCTGGTCATCATCGAGAGCGTCAACTTTGATATAACGAGTGAGCAGTACGCCTACTACCAGCTCAACGACCCCTACATTAACGGCTTGGTCAGCCGGATGAAGCTGATCGCCTACCACATTTCGCTATACTTCAACCAGAATATCTTTCAAATATGCGTTGGTTTGCTGGCGGAGAAGGTGCGTAGATGAAGCGTGCATGAAGCGTGCACGAAGCGTGCATAAAACGTGCATGAAGCGTATATACGTGTGTGAATACATCGGTACATACATTGGTGCATACACTGGTGCATACACTGGCTCGCACACTGATGTGCGTGCGCGCTCCATTTGTTGGTAC
The window above is part of the Plasmodium cynomolgi strain B DNA, chromosome 11, whole genome shotgun sequence genome. Proteins encoded here:
- a CDS encoding hypothetical protein (putative), giving the protein MTGKSLSSGESSESDEWGEHLGGSQWRGHLDSGKLSDPDEDTFDSCSSCGSHDSQGHDVERDEESHIKRINQYIEKLDILRNKCDLKIKLNQQKEKENLVSNIDNINTQVKKHLLFKQKINKINNSLREKCNYDAFSQMERIYKTISNVNSSYEYTMLKIQLQDYIRQVEGCVRRNYLDAIEPLNQFLHGAAALLSSEDAVIESDIINYVQQRERQLSEDHPEQHNDAHPHSHAHVQAYAQICQTDEENIKLLNAYYDHVKGLIEEEICECIKLKDVDGVRTKVGLYLSIFRSRGDKKKQNEQREKKRDSSEGGVKGSDEKSRDEASGVGSHDEVSGVSSHDEVSSHDEASGVGSHDEVSSHDEVSSHDEVSSHDEASGVGSHSSDRGDKHHGGGAPTCVSLEDQLLHFGEYLFVCRVAMKLVEQEVDKQLDLLTRKVVSTEDSVYVECIKGTYTCLYRHNAFLEKLLGDHLVYIIYNRKVELLFNKVVEAICSSFCSQTQLLQIDNYNELTKLDKNVEMLSLLCYHFQNIKKFLHQLGEEKFRKLNDLFILASYINKDIFSEQSGLFKNLPYVKCIQDCLCSYIDYEILFTKHCIDKAFVLTDDIMLSLIDDEKIKGKDVRDFYENMVNLENIIMNCSNSNEYTSTLLDDAFFIFQKSVCRSINMNDINTMCVLVNHIILFIGGTLRSYLSENLKTSKSIYGAFIHDVANLKPFSFRALLGSIDETNYVDEGQGNNRTVALAQNLVSSLSYVRSEAPEGGAGRNELASGSGGRNSVIRGGGDNVARGTAGRNNAARGDHPSRGGEAKGHSSGNGKSSGKGSGKGSGIYEYLTAEHYESLFNPLSDRKNMDSQTINSKFSYPHCVNNIDSCHQYIQNFKLFIHDYFVDKFLKDKRKKKEKGKQKKRQTERDRRTERDRRTERETQKETQNYLLMFTNSFANYDNLLSDFEKLSIENCKNLLNILKVHFIGQLVIIESVNFDITSEQYAYYQLNDPYINGLVSRMKLIAYHISLYFNQNIFQICVGLLAEKICKYIERIVRTKKFSLYGCVQLDNDIRNLMLFFTSLTSINVKKEFAKLLEICELLNINDLQDFKDFYEENKNNLSASDVEDIISMRNDISEELLGAMKLYMNWGAS